A stretch of Oscillospiraceae bacterium DNA encodes these proteins:
- a CDS encoding DUF2188 domain-containing protein, giving the protein MIKERVHVISNRDQEGWDVKKSGSSCASVYTRTKEEAVKIGRIMSQRSGIDLIIHGRDGNIQRADNYGCCVSHLKAKDR; this is encoded by the coding sequence ATGATAAAAGAACGAGTACATGTAATTTCAAATAGAGATCAAGAAGGATGGGATGTTAAAAAAAGTGGATCAAGTTGTGCAAGCGTATACACAAGAACAAAAGAAGAAGCTGTTAAAATTGGGCGAATTATGAGTCAACGTTCTGGCATTGATTTGATCATCCATGGGAGAGATGGAAATATCCAACGAGCAGATAATTATGGCTGCTGTGTTTCTCATTTAAAAGCTAAAGATAGGTGA
- a CDS encoding amidohydrolase family protein: MQPIIDSHCHVYPDKLATRAAQSIADFYDMPVRYDGSVSTLLEQGARAGITHYLIHSVSVLPAQVRSINEFIAAQVNAHPGVMTGFGTLHPDSKDIDGDLAHLISLGLKGVKLHPDFQKFAADSEKAAALCKKFAGKLPLLIHAGDTRFHYSHPAQILNLKKKLPELTVIAAHFGGWSCWDDAEKELPGLPNFYVDCSSSLYALSPEKAKRLFEAFGPEKVLFGTDYPMWSPASELELFHAVGLTPREERRILYENAAELLSIE; the protein is encoded by the coding sequence ATGCAGCCCATCATCGATTCACACTGCCACGTCTATCCCGACAAACTCGCAACCCGCGCCGCACAGAGCATCGCGGACTTTTACGATATGCCCGTCCGATACGACGGGTCGGTGTCCACTCTTCTTGAACAAGGCGCGCGCGCCGGCATCACGCATTATCTGATTCACAGCGTGTCGGTGCTGCCCGCGCAGGTGCGCTCGATCAACGAATTCATCGCCGCACAGGTCAATGCGCATCCGGGCGTCATGACCGGATTCGGCACGCTGCACCCTGACAGTAAAGATATCGACGGCGATTTGGCGCATCTGATTTCCCTCGGACTGAAAGGCGTCAAACTCCACCCAGATTTTCAAAAATTCGCCGCCGATTCCGAAAAAGCGGCGGCTTTGTGCAAAAAATTCGCGGGGAAATTACCTCTGCTCATACACGCGGGGGATACCCGGTTTCACTATTCGCATCCGGCACAGATTTTGAATCTGAAAAAGAAACTGCCCGAACTGACGGTGATCGCCGCGCATTTCGGCGGCTGGAGTTGCTGGGACGACGCCGAAAAGGAACTGCCCGGCCTGCCGAATTTCTACGTCGATTGCTCGTCGTCGCTGTATGCGCTCAGCCCCGAAAAAGCCAAGCGGCTGTTTGAAGCGTTCGGTCCTGAAAAGGTGCTGTTCGGCACCGATTACCCCATGTGGTCGCCCGCAAGCGAATTGGAATTGTTTCACGCCGTCGGCTTAACCCCGCGCGAAGAACGCCGCATCCTCTACGAAAACGCCGCTGAACTTCTTTCGATTGAATAA
- a CDS encoding HAD family hydrolase, which yields MQENNPVVALMYDFDKTLCTKDMQEYTFIPNIKMTAQDFWQESNSQAKNKKMDGILSYMQVMLEKAHAARQCIRREEFVKLGKDLEFFSGVESWFERINRIGNDLNVKVEHFIISSGLREIIEGSSIFNEFKEVFACEFLYDENDVACWPKNVVNYTTKTQFLFRINKGVLDISNDYDLNKYTPEDDRPVPFRNMIYIGDGLTDVPCMKLVKANGGYSIAVYQEGNQQKVADLLLDKRVDFIQLADYTKGSELDITIRDIICKMASVDSLKRKSDSQLKSVSKACSI from the coding sequence ATGCAAGAAAATAATCCCGTAGTTGCATTAATGTATGATTTTGATAAAACACTTTGCACAAAAGACATGCAAGAGTACACCTTCATACCTAATATTAAAATGACAGCACAGGATTTTTGGCAAGAATCAAATTCTCAAGCCAAAAATAAAAAAATGGATGGAATACTATCTTATATGCAAGTGATGCTTGAAAAAGCGCACGCTGCCAGGCAGTGCATACGGCGCGAAGAATTCGTTAAACTTGGAAAAGACCTTGAATTCTTCTCTGGTGTAGAAAGCTGGTTTGAACGAATCAATAGAATCGGAAATGATTTAAATGTAAAAGTTGAACACTTTATTATTTCTTCCGGGCTTCGCGAAATTATCGAGGGTTCCAGTATTTTTAACGAATTTAAAGAAGTATTTGCCTGTGAGTTTTTATATGATGAAAATGATGTCGCTTGTTGGCCTAAGAATGTTGTAAATTATACGACAAAAACTCAATTCTTATTTCGTATTAATAAGGGTGTGCTTGATATTTCAAATGATTATGATCTTAATAAATACACGCCCGAAGATGATCGGCCTGTACCTTTTCGGAATATGATTTATATAGGTGATGGACTTACAGATGTTCCTTGCATGAAATTGGTTAAAGCAAATGGAGGTTATTCTATTGCTGTATATCAAGAAGGTAATCAACAAAAAGTAGCGGATCTTCTTCTTGATAAAAGAGTTGACTTTATTCAACTTGCTGATTATACGAAAGGCAGTGAATTAGATATAACTATTCGTGATATCATTTGTAAAATGGCATCGGTGGATTCGTTAAAACGTAAAAGCGATTCACAACTAAAATCAGTTTCAAAGGCATGCAGTATATAA
- the accA gene encoding carboxyltransferase subunit alpha produces the protein MTAYEKVKIARDLQRPTASAYINQLLHEVTVLHGDRNFGDDEAILGGIGLLGDIPVTFIGIERGTDLESRIRCNFGAPRPEGYRKALRLMKQAEKFHRPVICLVDTSGAHCGADAEERGQGQAIAENLMEMMGLKTPVISVIIGEGGSGGALGLAVADRVYMLENAVYSVISPEGCASILFKEQGAEAEAAECLHLTAQDNKKLRVAEDVIPEDFKRFHAMCNALRDRLLSDIAALSAQPVETLFNNRYARFRRLGIYEGGKGR, from the coding sequence ATGACTGCCTACGAGAAAGTAAAAATCGCGCGCGACCTGCAAAGGCCCACCGCATCGGCTTATATCAATCAACTATTACATGAGGTCACCGTCTTGCACGGCGACCGCAATTTCGGCGACGACGAGGCGATTCTGGGCGGCATCGGGCTGCTCGGGGATATCCCCGTCACGTTTATCGGCATCGAGCGCGGAACCGATCTTGAGAGCCGGATTCGCTGCAATTTCGGCGCGCCGCGGCCCGAGGGCTACCGCAAAGCCCTGCGGCTGATGAAGCAGGCCGAGAAGTTTCACCGGCCTGTGATCTGCCTGGTCGATACCTCCGGCGCGCATTGCGGCGCGGACGCCGAGGAGCGCGGACAGGGGCAGGCGATTGCCGAAAACCTGATGGAGATGATGGGCTTAAAAACGCCCGTGATCTCGGTGATCATCGGCGAGGGCGGCTCGGGCGGGGCATTGGGGCTTGCGGTCGCCGACCGGGTCTATATGCTCGAAAACGCGGTGTATTCGGTGATTTCGCCCGAGGGCTGCGCCAGCATTTTATTCAAAGAACAGGGCGCGGAGGCCGAGGCCGCCGAGTGCCTGCATCTGACCGCACAGGACAACAAAAAACTCAGGGTGGCGGAAGACGTCATCCCCGAGGATTTTAAGCGCTTTCACGCGATGTGCAACGCTTTACGCGATCGGCTTTTAAGCGATATTGCCGCGCTTTCCGCGCAGCCGGTCGAGACATTATTTAATAACCGCTACGCCCGTTTCCGCCGCCTCGGCATCTATGAGGGGGGTAAAGGGAGGTAG
- the accD gene encoding acetyl-CoA carboxylase, carboxyltransferase subunit beta: MSEFKIADLFRKPANPLEPGGTPRKPADDREQCPRCKQYFPRKKLEKNLRVCPSCGHHLTLPARRRLEAFCAGGSFSELFSDITARDFLHFPGYEDKLKKARDGSGENEGVVCGTGIVGGVKCALFAMEPGFMMGSMGAAVGERITRTFEYATANRLPVVGFTASGGARMQEGIISLMQMAKISGAIQRHGEAGCFYLAVLTHPTTGGVTASFAMLGDIIIAEPKALVGFAGKRVIEQTTKSKLTADFQSAEFVLKHGFLDAIVDRKQLVEVIGRLLKQHTTEKKL; the protein is encoded by the coding sequence ATGAGCGAATTCAAGATTGCCGATCTTTTCCGCAAACCCGCCAATCCGCTCGAACCCGGCGGCACCCCGCGCAAACCCGCCGACGACCGCGAGCAGTGCCCGCGCTGCAAACAATATTTCCCCCGCAAAAAACTGGAGAAGAATTTACGTGTCTGCCCCTCCTGCGGACACCATTTAACACTGCCCGCCCGGCGCAGATTAGAAGCGTTCTGCGCCGGAGGCAGTTTTTCCGAACTGTTTTCCGATATCACCGCACGGGATTTTCTGCACTTTCCCGGCTATGAAGATAAATTGAAAAAAGCGCGTGACGGCAGCGGCGAAAATGAGGGCGTCGTCTGCGGAACCGGTATCGTCGGCGGCGTTAAATGCGCGCTGTTTGCCATGGAACCCGGATTTATGATGGGCAGCATGGGCGCGGCGGTCGGTGAGCGCATCACCCGCACCTTTGAATATGCGACCGCGAACCGCCTGCCGGTCGTCGGCTTTACGGCTTCGGGCGGCGCACGCATGCAGGAGGGCATCATCTCCCTGATGCAGATGGCCAAAATCAGCGGCGCGATTCAGCGCCACGGCGAAGCGGGTTGTTTTTATCTCGCGGTGCTGACTCATCCGACCACGGGCGGCGTAACCGCCAGTTTTGCGATGCTCGGCGATATCATCATTGCCGAACCTAAGGCACTGGTCGGTTTTGCGGGCAAGCGCGTGATCGAGCAGACCACCAAGAGCAAACTCACCGCCGATTTTCAGAGCGCGGAATTTGTACTCAAACACGGCTTTTTGGATGCGATTGTCGACCGTAAACAGCTCGTCGAAGTCATCGGCCGCCTATTGAAACAGCATACGACGGAGAAAAAACTATGA